The Zingiber officinale cultivar Zhangliang chromosome 10A, Zo_v1.1, whole genome shotgun sequence genome contains a region encoding:
- the LOC122026870 gene encoding glycosyltransferase BC10-like isoform X2, producing the protein MKISHPWHLGNGNVQTMPMVRHRPTSRRPHWIIILVCMVCVALIGAYVYPPRRYSACYFFASSVCGPFKDWLPPVARVLTDEEVASHVLIKEILSMPTVEPKNSKIAFMFLTPGSLPFEKLWEKFFLGHKGRFSIYVHASREKPVHVSPIFVGRDIRSEKVVWGKISMVDAERRLLTNALQDPDNQHFVLLSDSCVPLHNFDYVYNYLMATNVSFIDSFWDPGPHGNARYTEHMLPEIEVRDFRKGSQWFTMKRQHALIVLADSLYYKKFKLYCKPGFDGRNCYADEHYLPTLFNMVDPTGIANWSVTHVDWSEGKWHPKAYRAQDSIDESFHVTSDEKKVATLKPCMWNGMKRPCYLFARKFYPETLDNLIQLFSNYTAI; encoded by the exons atgaaaataTCTCATCCATGGCACTTAGGCAATGGGAATGTGCAAACCATGCCAATGGTACGCCACAGACCAACTTCAAGAAGACCTCATTGGATCATCATCTTAGTATGCATGGTGTGTGTTGCCTTGATTGGGGCTTATGTCTATCCTCCTCGCCGCTATTCAGCTTGCTACTTCTTTGCTTCAAGTGTTTGTGGTCCTTTTAAGGATTGGTTACCTCCTGTAGCCCGTGTGCTTACGGATGAAGAGGTTGCTTCACATGTTTTGATCAAGGAAATTCTCTCTATGCCAACTGTTGAGCCTAAAAATTCGAAAATAGCCTTCATGTTTTTGACTCCTGGTTCACTGCCCTTTGAgaaactctgggagaagtttttTCTG GGTCACAAGGGAAGATTCTCCATCTATGTACATGCATCACGAGAAAAACCAGTCCATGTGAGTCCTATATTTGTGGGACGAGATATTCGAAGTGAAAAG GTTGTTTGGGGGAAGATTTCTATGGTTGATGCGGAGAGACGACTTCTGACAAATGCACTCCAAGACCCTGATAATCAACACTTTGTGTTGCTTTCTGACAG TTGTGTTCCTCTTCATAACTTTGACTATGTCTACAACTATTTGATGGCAACAAATGTCAGTTTCATCGACAG TTTCTGGGATCCTGGGCCTCATGGAAATGCAAGGTATACTGAGCATATGTTACCTGAGATTGAAGTGAGAGACTTCAGAAAGGGTTCTCAG TGGTTCACAATGAAGCGCCAACATGCCTTAATAGTACTGGCAGACAGTCTCTACTATAAAAAATTCAAGCTTTATTGCAAG CCAGGTTTTGATGGTCGTAACTGCTATGCCGATGAACATTATCTGCCAACTCTATTCAAT ATGGTAGATCCTACTGGGATTGCCAATTGGTCCGTGACACATGTTGATTGGTCTGAAGGAAAGTGGCACCCAAAAGCATACCGAGCTCAGGAT TCAATTGATGAGAGTTTCCATGTCACCAGCGATGAGAAG AAAGTGGCGACTTTAAAACCTTGTATGTGGAACGGAATGAAGAGACCTTGCTATTTGTTTGCAAGGAAATTTTATCCCGAAACTCTTGATAATCTGATTCAATTATTCTCCAATTACACTGCTATATGA
- the LOC122026870 gene encoding glycosyltransferase BC10-like isoform X1, whose protein sequence is MKISHPWHLGNGNVQTMPMVRHRPTSRRPHWIIILVCMVCVALIGAYVYPPRRYSACYFFASSVCGPFKDWLPPVARVLTDEEVASHVLIKEILSMPTVEPKNSKIAFMFLTPGSLPFEKLWEKFFLGHKGRFSIYVHASREKPVHVSPIFVGRDIRSEKVVWGKISMVDAERRLLTNALQDPDNQHFVLLSDSCVPLHNFDYVYNYLMATNVSFIDSFWDPGPHGNARYTEHMLPEIEVRDFRKGSQWFTMKRQHALIVLADSLYYKKFKLYCKPGFDGRNCYADEHYLPTLFNMVDPTGIANWSVTHVDWSEGKWHPKAYRAQDVSYERLKNITSIDESFHVTSDEKKVATLKPCMWNGMKRPCYLFARKFYPETLDNLIQLFSNYTAI, encoded by the exons atgaaaataTCTCATCCATGGCACTTAGGCAATGGGAATGTGCAAACCATGCCAATGGTACGCCACAGACCAACTTCAAGAAGACCTCATTGGATCATCATCTTAGTATGCATGGTGTGTGTTGCCTTGATTGGGGCTTATGTCTATCCTCCTCGCCGCTATTCAGCTTGCTACTTCTTTGCTTCAAGTGTTTGTGGTCCTTTTAAGGATTGGTTACCTCCTGTAGCCCGTGTGCTTACGGATGAAGAGGTTGCTTCACATGTTTTGATCAAGGAAATTCTCTCTATGCCAACTGTTGAGCCTAAAAATTCGAAAATAGCCTTCATGTTTTTGACTCCTGGTTCACTGCCCTTTGAgaaactctgggagaagtttttTCTG GGTCACAAGGGAAGATTCTCCATCTATGTACATGCATCACGAGAAAAACCAGTCCATGTGAGTCCTATATTTGTGGGACGAGATATTCGAAGTGAAAAG GTTGTTTGGGGGAAGATTTCTATGGTTGATGCGGAGAGACGACTTCTGACAAATGCACTCCAAGACCCTGATAATCAACACTTTGTGTTGCTTTCTGACAG TTGTGTTCCTCTTCATAACTTTGACTATGTCTACAACTATTTGATGGCAACAAATGTCAGTTTCATCGACAG TTTCTGGGATCCTGGGCCTCATGGAAATGCAAGGTATACTGAGCATATGTTACCTGAGATTGAAGTGAGAGACTTCAGAAAGGGTTCTCAG TGGTTCACAATGAAGCGCCAACATGCCTTAATAGTACTGGCAGACAGTCTCTACTATAAAAAATTCAAGCTTTATTGCAAG CCAGGTTTTGATGGTCGTAACTGCTATGCCGATGAACATTATCTGCCAACTCTATTCAAT ATGGTAGATCCTACTGGGATTGCCAATTGGTCCGTGACACATGTTGATTGGTCTGAAGGAAAGTGGCACCCAAAAGCATACCGAGCTCAGGATGTAAGTTATGAACGCCTGAAGAATATAACA TCAATTGATGAGAGTTTCCATGTCACCAGCGATGAGAAG AAAGTGGCGACTTTAAAACCTTGTATGTGGAACGGAATGAAGAGACCTTGCTATTTGTTTGCAAGGAAATTTTATCCCGAAACTCTTGATAATCTGATTCAATTATTCTCCAATTACACTGCTATATGA
- the LOC122027986 gene encoding uncharacterized protein LOC122027986: MSALPTPHPLPLATNASSPAAARPVVILPGLGNNTADYKFLTLVLREAYGIPSVVAKVSRVDWLRNAAGLLSPNYWRGSLCPRPVLDWYLERVDEAVTEANELLADGGKISLIGHSAGGWLGRLYFEEFGASNISLLLTLGTPHLPPPKGLPGVIDQTRGLLDYVNKNCAPAVYTPELKYICIAGRYIEGARLIGTSNGASHNTISTGENNSKAESITDNGNGKLPPAAPSLRARLIGQGYKQVCGKAEVWGDGVVPEVSAHLEGALNISLDGVYHSPFGSDDTLRPWYGSPSVLEKWVHHLT, encoded by the exons ATGTCTGCTCTGCCGACGCCTCACCCTCTCCCACTCGCCACCAACGCCTCGTCCCCCGCCGCCGCCCGCCCCGTCGTCATCCTTCCG GGACTCGGGAACAACACCGCCGACTACAAATTCCTCACCTTGGTGCTGAGGGAGGCGTACGGCATCCCTTCCGTGGTCGCCAAGGTATCTCGCGTCGATTGGCTCCGCAATGCCGCCGGATTGCTCAGCCCTAACTACTGGAGGGGCAGTCTCTGCCCTCGCCCCGTCCTAGATTG GTACCTCGAAAGAGTCGACGAGGCCGTCACTGAGGCGAATGAGCTATTGGCAGACG GTGGGAAAATTTCACTTATTGGGCATTCTGCAGGCGGATGGCTTGGCCGTCTGTACTtcgaagaatttggggcgtctAACATATCTCTGCTGCTAACTCTTGGAACGCCTCactt GCCACCACCAAAAGGTTTACCAGGTGTCATCGATCAAACTAGAGGTCTGCTGGATTATGTTAACAAGAATTGTGCACCAGCTGTTTATACGCCCGAACTTAAATACATATGTATTGCTGGAAG GTACATTGAAGGTGCTCGTTTGATTGGAACATCTAATGGTGCTTCTCATAATACAATTTCTACTGGTGAAAATAATAGCAAGGCAGAGTCAATTACAGATAATGGCAATGGAAAGCTTCCGCCGGCAGCACCTAGTTTGCGTGCTCGGTTGATTGGCCAAGGCTATAAACAG GTTTGTGGGAAAGCAGAAGTTTGGGGAGATGGTGTGGTTCCTGAAGTGTCTGCTCATCTTGAAGGTGCACTAAATATAAGCTTAGATGGTGTTTATCACTCTCCATTTGGTTCTGATGATACACTAAGACCTTGGTATGGTTCTCCATCTGTCCTGGAAAAGTGGGTTCATCATCTCACTTAG
- the LOC122026869 gene encoding TBC1 domain family member 5 homolog A-like, with product MPPVSALDQTPSSSAQESSTVVRFLSLRGVRWRIDLGVLPSSSSSIVDLRRVAADSRRRYANLRRRLIVDPHLSKDDINSDLVKDNPLSQSPDSIWSRYFRNAEVEKMLDQDLSRLYPDQESYFQTTICQTMLRRILLLWCLIHPECGYRQGMHEQLAPLLYVLHVDLQYLSHVRGQYEDHFNDEFQGVSLPETDLSANYRFEKIMNRNIGTDGDNSSQGKTAKVRSLDELDPETKDIFFMSDAYGAEGELGVILSEKFMEHDAYCMFDILMNDAHGVVAMAEFFSPSPSIGSSTGLPPIIEAASAIYQLLATVDSSLHSHLVELGVEPQYFAMRWLRVLFGREFPLEDLLIMWDKIFSYPNNKNFPHQANEVEFRCRILCSPRGAFILAMAVSVLLHLRSSLLATDFATACLQRLLNIPEDLNVKKLIEKAKSLQALALDLVFSSCSQGGTSRYNREGRRGHSLSYGSSPITPNQLSDSYWEEKWRSMYASEELKKGNSTTTTSSDKKKEAVARKLSLSRTGSVPCPMEIPNKNGGPSDEKTIVDSNTENDQSKYRCGIPSTSEVETESYFHGEQDDQNIKRKQSDIAGETCFSAENLSTMTSPLRMVNDHEYDSDESSVTSSSLVVDSYDEINHVEEPCSYIIDKEGITKCISESGHGSGREETDAAPLKQQKPLAGRFQLFQKSNRGGCQVHERMKDEDKDINETLRTIGKSMFDKIQIIELALKKDQIPENSGNSRSNADDLGQQQIAAFAALDELQKISNLLSEM from the exons ATGCCGCCTGTCTCCGCATTGGATCAAACGCCGTCGTCTTCTGCGCAAGAATCGAGCACCGTGGTCAGATTCTTAAGCCTTCGCGGAGTACGATGGCGCATCGATCTCGGCGTCCTGCcgagttcttcttcttccatcgtTGATCTCCGGCGTGTCGCTGCAGATTCCAGGAGGAG ATATGCCAATCTGAGACGAAGGCTTATAGTCGATCCTCATCTCTCAAAGGATGATATCAATTCTGATCTTGTCAAGGACAATCCATTATCACAAAGTCCAG ATAGCATTTGGAGCCGCTATTTTAGGAATGCTGAAGTGGAAAAGATGCTTGATCAGGATTTGTCACGGTTGTATCCTGATCAGGAAAGTTATTTCCAGACAACCATATGCCAGACTATGTTGAGACGAATACTTCTTTTGTGGTGCCTTATTCATCCAGAATGCGGATATAGGCAAG GAATGCATGAACAACTAGCTCCACTTTTGTATGTTCTTCATGTTGATCTCCAGTACCTTTCACATGTACGTGGACAATATGAAGACCACTTCAATGATGAATTTCAAGGGGTATCTCTTCCTGAAACTGACTTGAGTGCCAACTATAGGTTTGAGAAAATCATGAATCGGAACATAGGAACTGATGGAGATAATAGTTCACAAGGGAAAACTGCCAAAGTGAGAAGCCTTGATGAGCTAGATCCTGAAACAAAGGACATTTTTTTTATGAGCGATGCTTATGGAGCAGAAGGAGAGTTGGGTGTCATCTTATCAGAAAAATTCATGGAGCACGATGCCTACTGCATGTTTGATATTTTAATGAATGATGCCCATGGTGTGGTTGCGATGGCAGaattcttctctccttctccctcCATTGGGTCCAGTACAGGATTGCCTCCCATAATTGAAGCTGCCTCAGCAATTTATCAACTCCTTGCTACCGTTGATTCATCTCTTCACAGTCATCTGGTTGAGCTTGGTGTAGAGCCTCAGTACTTTGCAATGAGATGGCTGCGTGTTTTATTTGGACGAGAATTTCCACTAGAGGATCTTTTGATAATGTGGGACAAAATATTCTCTTATCCTAACAATAAAAATTTTCCACATCAGGCAAATGAGGTAGAATTTAGATGCAGGATATTGTGCTCACCTAGGGGAGCATTTATCCTAGCAATGGCTGTTTCTGTTCTACTTCACCTGAGATCTTCACTTCTAGCCACTGATTTTGCAACAGCTTGTCTCCAGAGGTTATTAAATATTCCTGAAGACTTAAATGTCAAGAAGTTGATCGAGAAAGCAAAGTCACTACAAGCTCTTGCTCTGGACTTGGTTTTCTCCTCTTGTTCTCAGGGAGGAACCTCTAGATATAATCGTGAAGGTAGAAGAGGACATAGCCTTTCCTATGGTTCTAGCCCAATCACTCCAAATCAACTATCAGACAGCTACTGGGAAGAGAAGTGGAGATCTATGTATGCATCAGAAGAACTTAAAAAGGGAAATAGCACCACTACCACTTCGAGTGATAAGAAAAAGGAAGCAGTAGCTAGAAAGCTCAGTCTATCAAGGACAGGATCTGTTCCTTGTCCAATGGAGATACCAAACAAAAATGGAGGACCTTCTGATGAGAAAACTATTGTAGACAGTAATACTGAAAATGACCAAAGTAAGTATAGATGTGGAATTCCCAGTACTTCAGAGGTAGAAACAGAATCATATTTTCATGGGGAACAGGATGATCAAAATATCAAGAGAAAGCAATCAGACATTGCTGGCGAAACATGTTTTAGTGCTGAGAATTTGTCAACAATGACCAGTCCCCTTAGAATGGTCAATGACCATGAGTATGACTCAGATGAAAGTAGTGTCACATCAAGTTCATTGGTTGTTGATTCTTATGATGAGATTAATCATGTGGAAGAGCCATGTAGTTACATTATTGATAAGGAAGGTATCACCAAGTGTATAAGCGAAAGTGGACATGGATCAGGTAGAGAAGAAACAGATGCAGCACCTCTAAAGCAGCAGAAACCACTTGCTGGTAGATTTCAGTTGTTTCAAAAATCTAATAGAGGCGGTTGTCAAG TGCATGAAAGGATGAAAGATGAGGACAAAGATATCAATGAGACTTTAAGAACTATCGGAAAGTCCATGTTTGATAAAATACAG